The following are encoded in a window of Cupriavidus oxalaticus genomic DNA:
- a CDS encoding DUF1828 domain-containing protein yields the protein MTLNCAWLRQNFAYECRQVRTVNGEPALEVGTPFSFADGTAIVFYMVEQGTHTLISDNGDTLAHLSSVGLDPFNRRRESAIRNILAPFGVALEANGEIRAIGASVAGPHVVATYIASLLALASQERGWLGVPEQVNNFADEVEHYLRLWKPAEQIVRHPKAKGISRHEYTFDFLWGNELVDVVTPSHQATGGLMRKLGDVMSAPGEPPIVRVIIDDRDDFERAETEKQIIGSMASAMLFSSLTKAAGTQTWH from the coding sequence ATGACACTGAATTGCGCATGGTTGCGCCAAAACTTCGCATATGAGTGCCGCCAGGTCAGAACGGTGAATGGGGAACCTGCGCTCGAGGTTGGCACACCGTTCAGTTTCGCAGATGGCACCGCCATTGTTTTCTACATGGTTGAGCAGGGCACCCACACCCTGATTAGTGACAACGGCGATACCCTCGCTCACCTCAGTTCGGTCGGGCTGGATCCATTTAATCGACGAAGAGAATCGGCGATCCGCAATATTCTTGCGCCCTTCGGTGTGGCCCTTGAGGCAAACGGCGAGATCAGGGCCATCGGCGCATCCGTGGCAGGCCCGCATGTTGTCGCCACCTACATTGCAAGCCTTCTGGCCTTGGCTAGCCAAGAGCGAGGTTGGCTGGGCGTACCCGAGCAGGTGAATAACTTTGCAGATGAGGTGGAGCACTATCTCCGGCTATGGAAGCCAGCCGAGCAGATTGTTCGGCACCCCAAAGCAAAGGGAATCTCGCGACACGAATATACTTTCGACTTCCTTTGGGGCAATGAGTTGGTCGATGTTGTGACGCCAAGCCACCAAGCCACTGGTGGGCTAATGCGCAAACTCGGCGATGTCATGAGTGCGCCTGGAGAGCCGCCCATTGTCAGGGTCATCATTGATGACCGCGACGACTTTGAGCGCGCTGAAACGGAGAAGCAAATTATCGGCTCCATGGCTAGCGCAATGCTGTTTTCTAGCCTTACCAAGGCCGCAGGCACACAAACCTGGCATTAG
- a CDS encoding LexA family transcriptional regulator, producing the protein MGAAIEQARQEKGVSKKALADAMGVKPASVQDWVKYGRIAKERINDLVAYFSDVVGPEHWGLDFAPTVNPKFGADQKKTKLNEKSETDAYNPPPTAAKTLHGVYVRPIVTYESLEELPQESTVLVTRIDVELSAGNGKETWHIEEKEPLPFQADYIRRLDAKPKNLVAVKVTGDSMEPRLFDDDSVIVDRADTRVPANGGVFALVYAGEMLVKRLFQLPGGILKIVSDNHERYEPIILQPDQVEHISVVGRVKYRSGMGDF; encoded by the coding sequence TTGGGCGCTGCCATCGAGCAGGCCAGGCAAGAGAAGGGCGTCTCAAAGAAGGCGCTCGCGGATGCTATGGGGGTCAAACCCGCATCCGTTCAGGACTGGGTGAAGTACGGCCGCATCGCTAAGGAGCGTATTAACGACCTCGTCGCGTACTTTTCGGACGTCGTCGGCCCAGAGCACTGGGGCCTAGACTTTGCGCCCACCGTCAATCCAAAATTTGGCGCAGATCAGAAAAAAACAAAACTTAACGAGAAGTCTGAAACAGACGCTTACAATCCCCCGCCAACGGCCGCCAAGACGCTTCACGGCGTCTACGTGCGGCCGATTGTTACCTACGAGAGCCTGGAAGAACTTCCACAAGAGTCGACGGTTCTCGTGACGAGGATTGATGTGGAATTGTCGGCGGGGAATGGGAAAGAGACTTGGCACATCGAGGAGAAGGAGCCGCTGCCATTCCAGGCAGACTACATCCGGCGCCTGGATGCCAAGCCGAAAAATCTGGTGGCGGTCAAAGTTACTGGCGACAGCATGGAGCCGCGGCTGTTCGACGACGACTCCGTGATAGTGGATCGCGCTGACACACGGGTGCCCGCCAACGGCGGTGTATTTGCCCTTGTCTACGCTGGCGAGATGTTAGTGAAGCGCCTTTTCCAGCTACCAGGCGGCATCCTGAAAATTGTCAGCGACAACCACGAGCGGTATGAGCCCATCATCCTTCAGCCTGATCAGGTCGAGCACATTTCGGTGGTTGGGCGTGTCAAGTATCGTTCCGGGATGGGAGATTTCTGA
- a CDS encoding transcriptional regulator: MSTETTSAIQRASEIAGGKAALARQVGVKPPTVQQWASGTRPVAIERCVAIEMATKGAVTRKDLRPNDWHLIWPELAADADAIKATDDTQPSVGTPSRKQKT; the protein is encoded by the coding sequence ATGAGCACAGAAACCACATCCGCAATCCAGCGGGCCAGCGAGATCGCAGGCGGGAAAGCTGCACTCGCTCGTCAGGTCGGCGTCAAGCCCCCCACTGTACAGCAATGGGCAAGCGGCACTCGTCCCGTTGCGATCGAGCGCTGCGTTGCGATCGAGATGGCGACCAAGGGAGCGGTGACCCGAAAAGACCTGCGCCCGAATGATTGGCATTTGATCTGGCCGGAACTCGCTGCCGATGCCGATGCAATCAAAGCCACCGACGACACCCAGCCTTCGGTCGGCACGCCGAGCAGAAAGCAGAAGACGTAG
- a CDS encoding MarR family transcriptional regulator: MDQIYSTRSGHRVSGAQFDSYHSLTDKELSASQQMVINAFDGAGAKLTREEISRRTNMKLSGVCGRVRELLDAKRLVVCGSIKDLYTGKPQELLKLAAEPSNTAPATTAATL, translated from the coding sequence ATGGATCAGATTTACAGCACCCGCTCGGGCCACCGTGTCTCGGGCGCGCAGTTCGACTCGTACCACTCCTTGACGGACAAGGAGCTTTCCGCCAGCCAGCAGATGGTGATCAACGCTTTCGATGGCGCCGGCGCGAAGCTGACGCGCGAAGAGATCTCGCGTCGCACGAACATGAAGCTGTCCGGTGTCTGCGGTCGCGTGCGCGAGCTGCTCGACGCCAAGCGCCTGGTCGTCTGCGGAAGCATCAAGGATCTCTACACAGGCAAGCCGCAGGAGCTGCTGAAGCTAGCTGCCGAACCTTCGAACACTGCGCCGGCCACCACGGCCGCAACGCTGTAA
- a CDS encoding DNA cytosine methyltransferase yields MIRDQFLLDISEEIIVDNFAGGGGASCGIELALGRHVDIAINHDPEAVAMHAMNHPQTEHHCESVWDVDPLDLVKGRPVGLAWFSPDCKHFSKAKGGKPRDKKIRGLAWVAMRWAALVRPRVIILENVEEFQTWGPLLDDGNPCPKRKGDTFRSFVRQLNEKGYAVEWRELRACDFGAPTIRKRLFLIARCDGKPIVWPEPTHGAPGSTAVKAKQRKPWRTAAECIDWSIPCPSIFERPRPLAEATQRRIARGLRRYVIDAAAPYTVRLPAATMAPIVTECANASSQRAFRADEPLRTQCAEVKGGHFALASATLIQTGYGERAGQAPRAPGLDKPLGTVVAGGAKHALVSAFLAKHYGGNYDGPGVGLNEPASTITTADHHALVSSNLVRLRGECTGSPTDVPTPTVTAGGTHIGEVRAFLVKYYSEGGQDQDCRDPMHTIPTKDRLGLVTVAGEQYQIADIGMRMLEPHELYAAQGFPASYVIAPVINGRRLPKHAQVRMCGNSVSPPMAAALVHANVPDMASWPAREAKRMGVAA; encoded by the coding sequence ATGATCCGCGACCAGTTCCTGCTCGACATCTCCGAAGAGATCATCGTTGACAACTTCGCTGGCGGTGGTGGGGCCAGTTGCGGCATTGAGCTCGCACTTGGCCGACACGTCGACATCGCCATCAACCACGACCCCGAGGCCGTGGCGATGCACGCCATGAATCACCCGCAGACCGAGCATCATTGCGAGTCGGTGTGGGACGTGGATCCGCTCGACTTGGTGAAGGGCCGGCCGGTAGGCCTCGCCTGGTTCAGCCCGGATTGCAAGCACTTCAGCAAGGCCAAGGGCGGCAAGCCGCGCGACAAGAAGATTCGAGGCCTGGCCTGGGTGGCAATGCGCTGGGCGGCACTGGTCCGGCCGCGCGTGATCATCTTGGAGAACGTCGAGGAGTTCCAGACTTGGGGGCCTCTTCTCGATGACGGCAACCCGTGCCCGAAGCGAAAGGGCGACACGTTCCGCTCGTTCGTCCGCCAACTGAACGAGAAGGGCTATGCCGTCGAATGGCGAGAGCTGCGCGCGTGCGACTTCGGCGCTCCGACCATCCGCAAGCGCCTGTTCCTGATCGCCCGCTGCGACGGCAAGCCCATCGTCTGGCCGGAACCCACGCACGGCGCGCCGGGTAGCACCGCGGTGAAGGCAAAGCAGCGCAAGCCGTGGCGCACGGCCGCCGAGTGCATCGACTGGTCGATCCCGTGCCCATCCATTTTTGAGCGCCCGCGCCCGCTGGCGGAGGCTACCCAGCGTCGCATCGCGCGCGGTCTGCGCCGCTACGTCATCGACGCGGCCGCGCCGTACACCGTACGGCTGCCAGCTGCCACCATGGCGCCAATAGTGACTGAATGCGCCAACGCATCCAGCCAGCGCGCTTTCCGCGCCGACGAGCCGCTCCGCACGCAATGCGCCGAGGTCAAGGGCGGCCACTTCGCGCTGGCGTCGGCAACCCTGATCCAAACAGGGTACGGCGAGCGGGCCGGCCAGGCGCCGCGTGCGCCCGGACTGGACAAGCCGCTCGGCACGGTCGTCGCCGGCGGCGCCAAGCATGCGCTCGTGTCTGCCTTCCTGGCTAAGCATTACGGCGGCAACTACGATGGGCCCGGCGTTGGCCTGAATGAGCCTGCCAGCACCATCACGACCGCCGACCACCACGCGCTGGTCTCGTCCAACCTGGTGAGGCTACGCGGCGAGTGCACGGGTAGCCCGACCGATGTGCCGACGCCGACTGTGACCGCCGGCGGCACGCATATCGGCGAAGTCCGCGCCTTCCTGGTGAAGTACTACAGCGAGGGCGGCCAGGACCAGGATTGCCGCGACCCGATGCACACCATACCGACCAAGGACCGTCTCGGCTTGGTGACGGTCGCTGGCGAGCAATACCAGATTGCCGACATCGGCATGCGCATGCTGGAGCCGCATGAACTGTACGCCGCGCAGGGTTTTCCCGCTTCCTACGTGATCGCGCCGGTGATCAACGGCCGGCGCCTGCCCAAGCATGCCCAGGTGCGCATGTGCGGCAACAGCGTGAGCCCGCCGATGGCCGCCGCGCTGGTGCATGCAAACGTGCCGGATATGGCGAGTTGGCCGGCGCGAGAGGCGAAGCGGATGGGGGTGGCTGCGTGA